A genomic window from Halogeometricum borinquense DSM 11551 includes:
- a CDS encoding COG1361 family protein encodes MKRAGALALLIVLSSVAGVGLVDAATTGHISDVTVSPKNPVPGERFTIQTTIKNSEQSSGGFQITDVYIRRPGSTDEIGRVENPGNIPPGASIKVPLTASFENPGTRELRVHVVGRRASGELVKLQYPAVVTVRQSGPQVSLSTGDVVVGAENTVKVTAVNGENSPARSVRVSLSGTDVQVEDDTRLLAKLNESRTFNFSVTPQSADAELDAELQYTTSTGNTRVVNDKVALDTEPLRESVEVDATTAGSGAQPAVAVDISNLGNAPLENPVIELSRNDTVLLRRPAKEVASDQTRTVKLNVTDIESGPLDVRVGYHMGDQASESTTTFQYSANPGRVALTSLDYNMQRGKLHITGSASNVGLETVDSVTIRTIKTETVTPVRPNSEYFVGSIPSSDFATFDLTAQVTPGTETVPITVTYLSNGTERTVRKNVDVSDLIRRPVENKQDSGSDGGSGGGLPSIPLLIGGVVAMLLVVGVSVYAYKQR; translated from the coding sequence ATGAAACGCGCAGGTGCCCTTGCCCTCCTCATCGTCCTCTCGAGCGTTGCCGGTGTCGGCTTAGTCGATGCCGCGACGACGGGGCATATCTCCGACGTGACTGTCTCGCCCAAGAATCCCGTTCCCGGTGAACGGTTTACTATCCAAACAACGATCAAGAACAGTGAGCAGAGCAGCGGTGGCTTCCAAATTACGGACGTGTACATCCGGCGACCGGGTTCCACAGACGAAATCGGCCGCGTGGAAAATCCCGGAAACATCCCGCCGGGTGCCAGTATCAAGGTTCCGCTGACGGCCTCGTTTGAGAATCCCGGCACGCGCGAACTGCGTGTTCACGTCGTTGGTCGCAGAGCCAGCGGCGAACTCGTCAAACTGCAGTATCCCGCTGTCGTCACTGTCCGACAAAGCGGGCCGCAAGTCAGTCTTTCCACCGGCGATGTCGTCGTCGGCGCCGAGAACACGGTGAAGGTGACGGCTGTCAACGGCGAGAACAGTCCAGCCAGAAGCGTTCGCGTCTCCCTCTCGGGAACTGACGTCCAAGTCGAAGATGACACGCGCTTGCTGGCGAAGCTAAACGAGTCGCGGACGTTCAACTTCTCCGTGACGCCGCAGTCAGCCGATGCCGAACTGGACGCGGAACTCCAGTACACGACATCGACCGGAAACACCCGAGTGGTCAATGACAAGGTGGCGCTGGACACGGAACCACTCCGCGAGAGCGTGGAAGTCGATGCGACGACCGCCGGCAGTGGTGCCCAGCCCGCAGTTGCAGTAGACATCTCGAACCTCGGGAACGCCCCGCTCGAGAACCCGGTTATCGAGCTGTCGCGTAATGATACTGTGCTGTTGCGCCGCCCGGCGAAGGAAGTCGCCTCTGACCAGACGCGGACAGTGAAACTCAACGTCACCGATATCGAAAGCGGACCGTTGGACGTTCGCGTCGGCTACCACATGGGCGATCAAGCGAGCGAATCGACGACGACGTTCCAGTACTCCGCGAACCCTGGCCGAGTCGCACTCACCAGCCTCGATTACAATATGCAGCGCGGAAAACTGCACATCACGGGGAGTGCCAGCAACGTCGGACTTGAAACGGTCGATAGTGTTACCATCCGGACAATCAAGACGGAGACAGTAACGCCCGTTCGCCCGAACTCCGAGTACTTCGTCGGTAGCATCCCGTCGAGCGACTTCGCCACATTCGACCTCACCGCTCAAGTGACGCCGGGAACGGAAACAGTCCCGATTACGGTCACGTACCTCTCGAACGGCACGGAGCGAACGGTGAGAAAGAACGTTGACGTAAGCGACCTCATCAGGCGACCAGTGGAGAACAAACAGGATAGTGGCAGCGACGGCGGCAGCGGAGGTGGACTCCCCTCCATACCCCTCCTCATCGGCGGAGTGGTGGCGATGCTCCTCGTCGTCGGTGTCAGTGTCTACGCCTACAAGCAGCGGTGA
- a CDS encoding ABC transporter permease gives MSLLERLYRRFPALVMARRNLSRNRLRSALAALGIIIGVLAIASLGMFGTTLRAGATDQLGDIGNGIRISPNAQEGYERLTERDVVDIRRVADEGTVVPVRTRHSELSYGDKKTVSTVYGIDNPGEMYEATDGRAPGRLHRGALVGSRVADQLEIESGNRITVGNQSFRVIGVLEEQDGFSLLNPNGAVMIPVKSFSGYNYGSGYSQVVVQTPSSEAANETAVAVRQELNDREEKVTVFELGSITDGINQFFGILNAFLIGVGSISLVVAGVSILNVMLMSTIERRQEIGVLRAVGVQKLDVVRMILAEAGLLGLVGGFFGAILAVFAGLILNQVVISNPWLTFAPQNLLYIGLAVGFGIVTSVLSGLYPAWKAATERPVEALRK, from the coding sequence GTGAGTCTCCTCGAACGACTGTATCGCCGGTTCCCCGCCCTCGTCATGGCGCGACGGAATCTCTCGCGGAACCGCTTGCGCTCTGCGCTCGCCGCTCTCGGCATCATCATCGGCGTCCTCGCTATCGCCTCGTTGGGGATGTTCGGGACGACACTCCGTGCGGGTGCGACCGACCAACTCGGCGACATCGGTAACGGGATACGAATCTCTCCGAACGCTCAAGAGGGATACGAGCGCCTCACGGAACGGGATGTCGTTGACATCCGTCGCGTTGCCGACGAAGGGACCGTCGTCCCCGTCAGAACCCGGCATTCTGAGCTTAGTTACGGGGATAAGAAGACGGTATCGACGGTGTACGGTATCGATAATCCGGGGGAGATGTACGAAGCGACGGACGGCCGTGCCCCGGGACGTCTGCATCGGGGCGCACTCGTTGGCTCTCGGGTCGCAGACCAGTTAGAAATAGAGTCGGGTAACAGAATAACCGTCGGCAACCAGTCGTTCCGCGTCATCGGTGTCCTCGAAGAGCAGGACGGATTCTCGCTTCTGAACCCGAACGGCGCGGTCATGATTCCCGTTAAGTCATTCAGTGGGTACAACTACGGGTCGGGCTACTCGCAAGTGGTCGTCCAAACACCGTCCAGCGAGGCGGCGAACGAGACGGCAGTAGCGGTTCGTCAGGAACTGAACGACCGCGAGGAGAAAGTGACGGTGTTCGAGCTGGGGTCGATAACGGACGGAATCAACCAGTTCTTCGGCATCCTCAACGCCTTCCTGATCGGCGTCGGTTCCATCTCGCTCGTCGTCGCGGGCGTCAGCATCCTGAACGTGATGTTGATGAGTACCATCGAACGCCGACAGGAAATCGGCGTCCTCCGCGCCGTCGGCGTGCAGAAACTCGACGTGGTTCGGATGATCCTTGCCGAAGCGGGGCTGTTGGGGCTCGTCGGCGGGTTCTTCGGCGCTATCCTCGCCGTGTTCGCCGGCCTCATCCTCAATCAGGTCGTCATCTCTAACCCGTGGTTGACGTTCGCGCCACAGAACCTGCTCTACATCGGTCTCGCTGTGGGCTTCGGTATCGTCACGAGCGTTCTGAGCGGTCTCTATCCCGCGTGGAAAGCCGCGACGGAACGGCCAGTCGAAGCGCTACGGAAGTAA
- a CDS encoding flippase activity-associated protein Agl23 — translation MSSDDAASGPPSASAATDGSVATRSGVDAATRTPTRTTVDYRRTLLGVLALSVLALGMRLVALGGRIFHWDEGRVGYWILRYHDSGYHVYRPIVHGPFLPVVNDWLFAIAPVSDFLARFPVALIGGLFPLCAWLFRERLSNVEVVALAGVLALNPLMVYYSRFMRNDVLVAAFSLFALGFIVRGFDTGKLRYAFPAAASLGLAFTTKENALVYVLCFLGAGALLADHRLLKASARGESARDVVFGQWPAAIRRRVRNHGTSTSQGWVRVFGTLVGAFALFWAVFIFFYAPRPDLWQAFGDPTKLPSVLEAGSLGAVEKFLDTWAGGGHQDHAYLPFLHDLLETLVYGAPAVLGFTLVGVLVDRYGFRTGGTYRELVAFGTYWGLASLAGYPIATDIEAPWAAIHVVVPLAIPAAVGIAFIVESARDALSTDDAVSVGLAAIVVLASVGGVAVANAEYFNSASNEDRQVLQWAQPSNDLKPTMQKVEAVAQSHEGTDVLFFSRPDPNDSNREVFYVQNESEMQTPPPPGGTHWHDRLPLPWYLEKYDANVSSTSPDAPPADALADAPPVVIVREFSRDEAEEQLDGYVAYEHDWRLRSEHVTVFIDKDALDRAGVEA, via the coding sequence ATGAGTTCGGACGACGCCGCGTCAGGGCCGCCGTCCGCGTCCGCAGCGACGGATGGATCCGTCGCCACCCGTTCGGGTGTGGACGCAGCGACGCGAACCCCGACGCGCACTACCGTCGATTACCGACGTACCCTCCTCGGCGTCCTCGCCCTCTCAGTTCTCGCCCTCGGGATGCGCCTCGTCGCTCTCGGCGGCCGTATCTTCCACTGGGACGAAGGTCGAGTCGGCTACTGGATACTTCGCTATCATGACTCGGGCTACCACGTCTACCGCCCCATCGTCCACGGGCCGTTCCTCCCCGTCGTGAACGACTGGCTGTTCGCCATCGCACCGGTGTCGGACTTCCTCGCACGCTTCCCCGTCGCCCTCATCGGTGGCCTCTTCCCACTCTGTGCGTGGTTGTTCCGCGAACGACTCTCGAACGTTGAAGTCGTCGCGCTCGCCGGCGTTCTCGCACTCAACCCGCTTATGGTCTACTACTCGCGGTTCATGCGCAACGACGTACTCGTCGCGGCGTTCTCGCTGTTCGCGCTCGGTTTCATCGTCCGCGGGTTCGATACTGGCAAACTCCGCTATGCCTTCCCGGCCGCAGCGTCGCTTGGACTGGCGTTCACGACGAAAGAGAACGCGCTCGTCTACGTCCTCTGTTTCCTCGGCGCGGGCGCGCTGCTGGCTGATCACCGCCTGCTCAAGGCCAGCGCTCGCGGCGAGTCGGCGCGCGACGTTGTATTCGGCCAGTGGCCCGCCGCGATTCGGCGGCGCGTCCGAAACCACGGGACCTCGACCTCGCAGGGATGGGTCCGGGTCTTCGGCACGCTCGTCGGCGCGTTCGCCCTCTTTTGGGCCGTGTTCATCTTCTTCTACGCGCCACGCCCGGACCTCTGGCAGGCGTTCGGCGACCCGACTAAACTTCCGAGCGTCCTCGAAGCCGGGTCTCTCGGCGCAGTAGAGAAGTTCCTCGACACCTGGGCTGGCGGGGGGCATCAGGATCACGCGTATCTCCCGTTCCTTCACGACTTACTGGAGACGCTGGTGTACGGTGCGCCGGCCGTCCTCGGATTCACGCTCGTCGGCGTACTCGTGGACCGGTACGGCTTCCGGACCGGCGGAACGTACCGCGAACTCGTCGCGTTCGGCACCTATTGGGGCCTCGCCTCGCTTGCGGGCTACCCCATCGCGACGGACATCGAAGCGCCGTGGGCCGCGATTCACGTCGTCGTCCCGCTGGCTATCCCCGCCGCCGTGGGCATCGCGTTCATCGTCGAATCCGCCCGCGATGCACTCTCCACTGACGACGCGGTGAGTGTCGGCCTCGCCGCTATCGTCGTCCTCGCATCCGTCGGCGGCGTCGCGGTGGCGAATGCCGAGTACTTCAACTCCGCATCGAACGAGGACAGACAGGTACTCCAGTGGGCACAACCGAGCAACGACCTCAAGCCCACCATGCAGAAGGTCGAGGCGGTTGCACAGAGCCACGAAGGGACGGATGTGCTGTTCTTCAGCAGGCCCGATCCGAACGACTCCAACAGAGAGGTGTTCTACGTCCAGAACGAGTCAGAGATGCAGACGCCGCCGCCGCCGGGCGGGACGCACTGGCACGACAGACTCCCGCTTCCGTGGTACCTCGAGAAGTACGACGCGAACGTGTCGAGTACGTCGCCGGACGCACCGCCCGCAGACGCGCTCGCTGACGCGCCGCCGGTCGTCATCGTCCGCGAGTTCAGCCGCGACGAAGCCGAAGAACAACTCGACGGCTACGTCGCCTACGAACACGACTGGCGACTCCGGAGCGAACACGTCACCGTCTTCATCGACAAGGACGCGCTCGACCGCGCTGGCGTCGAAGCCTGA
- a CDS encoding pyridoxal phosphate-dependent aminotransferase, giving the protein MSFDFAARVERVEPSATLAISNKASELEAQGVDVVDLSVGEPDFPTPQNIIDAGQDAMDAGHTGYTSSNGIRELREAIAEKLRADGVDADADEVIVTPGGKQALFETFQTLIDDGDEVVLLDPAWVSYEAMTKLSGGSLNRVDLAPYDFQLEPALDDLAEAVSNDTELLVVNSPSNPTGAVYSDAALEGVRDLAVEHDITVISDEMYEQITYGVEPTSLGSLDGMADRTVTVNGFSKAYSMTGWRLGYVHAPEELISQAAKLHSHSVSCAVNFVQRAGIEAITNTDDAVTEMRDAFRERRDMLVDLFAEHGVDVPVGDGAFYMMLPVDEDDAAWCEGAIEDAHVATVPGSAFGSPGYARISYAASEERLREAVERLAEHDYI; this is encoded by the coding sequence ATGAGCTTCGACTTTGCCGCCCGCGTCGAGCGGGTCGAACCCAGCGCGACCCTTGCCATCAGCAACAAGGCGAGCGAACTGGAGGCACAGGGCGTAGACGTAGTGGACCTCTCCGTCGGTGAACCGGACTTCCCGACGCCGCAGAACATCATCGACGCCGGACAGGACGCGATGGACGCCGGACACACCGGCTACACCTCCTCGAACGGCATTCGAGAACTCCGCGAGGCTATCGCGGAGAAACTCCGCGCCGACGGCGTAGACGCCGATGCGGACGAAGTCATCGTCACGCCGGGCGGCAAACAGGCGCTGTTCGAGACGTTCCAGACGCTCATCGACGACGGGGACGAAGTCGTCCTTCTCGACCCCGCGTGGGTGTCCTACGAGGCGATGACGAAGCTTTCGGGTGGCTCTCTCAACCGCGTTGACCTCGCACCCTACGACTTCCAACTCGAACCTGCTCTCGATGACCTCGCGGAAGCGGTCTCCAACGACACCGAACTGCTCGTCGTCAACTCCCCGTCGAACCCGACGGGCGCGGTGTACTCCGATGCCGCCCTCGAAGGCGTCCGTGACCTCGCGGTCGAACACGACATCACGGTCATCTCCGACGAGATGTACGAACAGATCACGTACGGCGTCGAACCGACGAGTCTCGGCTCCCTCGACGGGATGGCAGACCGGACGGTCACGGTCAACGGCTTCTCGAAGGCGTACTCGATGACCGGATGGCGTCTCGGCTACGTCCACGCGCCCGAGGAACTCATCTCGCAGGCGGCGAAGCTCCACTCGCACTCCGTCTCGTGTGCGGTCAACTTCGTCCAGCGCGCGGGAATCGAGGCCATCACGAACACCGACGATGCCGTCACGGAGATGCGCGATGCGTTCCGCGAACGCCGCGACATGCTCGTTGACTTATTCGCAGAACACGGTGTGGACGTGCCCGTCGGCGACGGCGCGTTCTACATGATGCTTCCCGTGGACGAGGACGACGCCGCATGGTGTGAGGGCGCTATCGAGGATGCCCACGTCGCCACTGTCCCCGGATCGGCGTTCGGGTCGCCGGGTTATGCCCGTATCTCCTACGCCGCCAGCGAGGAACGTCTTCGCGAGGCCGTCGAACGCCTCGCCGAACACGACTACATCTAA
- the ribH gene encoding 6,7-dimethyl-8-ribityllumazine synthase yields the protein MVTLGLVVAEFNSSVTEQMADAARDAAAERDADVSDVLHVPGVYDSPLAADRLARRQDIDAVAVVGAIVTGDTSHDRVIGDATAQALTDISLERDKPVTFGVSGPGQSGAEARERVSKGAEAVNAAVDMVEVLA from the coding sequence ATGGTCACTCTCGGACTGGTGGTCGCCGAGTTCAACTCCTCGGTCACCGAGCAGATGGCGGACGCCGCCCGCGACGCCGCCGCCGAACGCGACGCCGACGTATCGGATGTACTTCACGTACCGGGCGTCTACGATTCGCCGCTCGCGGCGGACCGCCTCGCACGCAGACAAGATATCGACGCGGTCGCCGTCGTCGGCGCGATCGTCACCGGCGACACGTCGCACGACAGAGTCATCGGAGATGCTACCGCGCAGGCACTCACCGATATAAGCCTCGAACGGGACAAACCGGTCACGTTCGGCGTTTCCGGCCCCGGACAGAGCGGTGCCGAAGCACGAGAACGTGTTAGCAAAGGTGCGGAAGCGGTAAACGCCGCGGTCGATATGGTGGAGGTGTTAGCATGA
- a CDS encoding ABC transporter ATP-binding protein, whose translation MSIIELENVWKRYESGTETVEALKDVNFTAQPGEFVAIMGPSGSGKSTMLNVIGLLDAPSEGVIRLDGRDVTDLTDEEMTTQRKRAIGFVFQNFFLIPTLSALENVEMPTLFENDPEARERGTELLERVGLGDRLTHRPDQLSGGQKQRVAIARSLINEPRILLADEPTGNLDRETGRDVLELFTELKTEADVAIIAVTHDDQLREYADRVVNLVDGVLTEEKQVIEGYGT comes from the coding sequence ATGTCCATCATCGAACTGGAAAACGTGTGGAAGCGGTACGAAAGCGGTACCGAGACTGTCGAGGCCCTGAAAGATGTAAACTTCACAGCTCAACCCGGCGAATTCGTCGCCATCATGGGTCCGTCCGGGAGTGGTAAGTCCACGATGCTGAACGTCATCGGTCTCCTCGATGCTCCCAGTGAAGGAGTCATCCGTCTCGACGGGCGCGACGTAACCGATCTCACAGATGAGGAGATGACGACCCAGCGAAAGCGGGCTATCGGGTTCGTCTTCCAGAACTTCTTTCTCATCCCGACGCTGTCGGCCTTGGAGAACGTCGAGATGCCGACACTGTTCGAAAACGACCCTGAGGCCCGCGAGCGGGGGACGGAACTGCTCGAACGCGTCGGCCTCGGCGACAGACTCACCCACCGACCGGATCAGCTCTCCGGCGGACAGAAACAGCGCGTCGCTATCGCGCGTTCGCTTATCAACGAACCGCGTATCCTGCTGGCGGACGAACCGACTGGGAATCTCGACCGCGAGACTGGTCGTGACGTACTCGAACTGTTCACGGAGCTCAAAACCGAGGCAGACGTGGCGATCATCGCCGTCACGCACGACGACCAACTCCGCGAGTACGCCGACCGGGTTGTCAACCTCGTCGATGGCGTGCTGACAGAAGAAAAACAGGTCATAGAGGGGTACGGGACGTGA
- the purE gene encoding 5-(carboxyamino)imidazole ribonucleotide mutase — protein MTADTDDVTVESLIDRLRAEADADADPETTPDVGIIMGSDSDLDVMCGAHEALDELGFEEQTDFTDAPDARFTYETYVVSAHRTPDLMYAYGQTAMDRGLDVIIAGAGGKSADLPNMTASIAYPLPVVGVPVQEKSVDSVIGMPTGAPIVAVDAGKSFNAALSAVQMLAREHDVLEDRLLEYHESLTGGVARDSRDLHDMGLTEYVESRKE, from the coding sequence ATGACAGCCGACACAGACGACGTGACCGTCGAATCGCTCATCGACCGACTCCGCGCGGAAGCCGATGCCGACGCGGACCCCGAGACGACGCCCGACGTGGGCATCATCATGGGATCGGACTCGGACCTCGATGTAATGTGCGGCGCGCACGAGGCGCTCGACGAACTCGGCTTCGAAGAACAGACTGACTTCACCGACGCGCCCGACGCGCGCTTTACGTACGAAACGTACGTCGTCTCCGCGCACCGAACGCCGGACCTGATGTACGCCTACGGCCAAACGGCGATGGACCGCGGGCTAGACGTGATCATCGCGGGTGCAGGCGGCAAGTCCGCCGATCTGCCGAACATGACCGCCTCGATTGCGTACCCGCTTCCGGTCGTCGGGGTTCCCGTCCAAGAGAAGTCCGTCGATTCGGTCATCGGCATGCCGACGGGCGCGCCCATCGTCGCAGTGGATGCGGGCAAGTCGTTCAACGCCGCACTCTCTGCGGTCCAGATGCTCGCGCGTGAACACGATGTGTTGGAGGACCGTCTCCTCGAATATCACGAATCTCTGACAGGTGGTGTGGCACGGGATTCGCGTGACCTCCACGACATGGGTCTCACCGAGTACGTGGAGTCACGAAAAGAGTAG
- a CDS encoding DEAD/DEAH box helicase, translating into MHVRDLPLPGRILEHYESQGIETLYPPQVAAVEAGVTEGERLVAAIPTASGKTFIAELAMLTAEGPALYIVPLRALAREKYETFAELPGVSVGISTGDFDSTDEDLADNDIVVATAEKVDSAIRTGAPWIESLACVVVDEVHLLGSDGRGPTLEVTLATLQRRAPGLQIVALSATVDNPEDIADWLDADLVETTWRPVSLRTGVYADGSVTFDDDSALGIDVEPTGPDDDDATEATAALIADAVADGGQCLAFVRSRREAESLATRLADESLADDSLAGASPNDCAELADEVSEIGATETGSRLADVVESGVAFHHAGVRSGHRALVESAFREKRLKVICATPTLAAGVNVPARRVVIRDLKRYTGEKMTWLPVLEVHQMCGRAGRPHLDPYGEAILVNDGDESDTEELWERYVTAEAEAVESKLAARDALRTHVLSVVASGFADSRDGVVDLLDATFFAHQSPDVNRARLVDSVVEELAEMEMLDDGDGNGRKDRLTATELGSAVSRQYVTPVTGARLVEGVQTAARMADENVTELTALEIICDTPDMHGTYLGNRERAAMYRFASTHAAEFTTDLGAAENFEEWLCAVKLARIFADWTAGESVEAIVENYRIGPGDLEARLERVEWLLGAADAIADVVNADLPVFREVRDRL; encoded by the coding sequence ATGCACGTCCGGGACCTGCCACTCCCCGGCCGAATACTGGAGCACTACGAGTCACAGGGTATCGAGACGTTGTACCCACCCCAAGTCGCCGCCGTCGAAGCCGGGGTTACCGAGGGAGAACGTCTCGTCGCCGCGATCCCCACCGCCTCGGGGAAGACCTTCATCGCCGAACTCGCCATGCTCACGGCCGAGGGGCCTGCCCTCTACATCGTTCCGCTCCGCGCGCTCGCCCGCGAGAAGTACGAAACGTTCGCCGAATTACCGGGTGTCAGCGTCGGCATCTCGACGGGCGACTTCGACTCGACGGACGAGGATCTGGCCGACAACGACATCGTCGTCGCCACCGCAGAGAAAGTCGATTCCGCCATCCGAACCGGCGCGCCGTGGATCGAATCGCTGGCTTGCGTCGTCGTTGATGAGGTCCACCTTCTCGGGTCCGACGGGCGCGGACCGACACTCGAAGTGACGCTTGCGACGCTCCAACGGCGCGCCCCAGGTCTCCAGATCGTTGCGCTCTCAGCGACGGTTGACAACCCCGAGGACATCGCCGACTGGCTAGATGCGGACTTGGTCGAGACGACGTGGCGGCCCGTCTCCCTCCGGACGGGTGTCTACGCCGACGGTTCCGTGACGTTCGACGACGATTCCGCGCTCGGGATCGATGTCGAGCCCACAGGGCCGGACGACGACGACGCGACAGAGGCAACGGCGGCCCTCATCGCTGATGCCGTGGCCGATGGCGGGCAGTGTCTCGCCTTCGTTCGCTCCCGCCGGGAAGCGGAGTCGCTGGCGACCAGACTCGCCGATGAATCGCTCGCAGACGACTCGCTCGCCGGAGCGTCGCCGAACGACTGTGCCGAACTCGCCGACGAGGTGAGCGAAATCGGTGCAACGGAGACCGGATCACGACTGGCTGACGTCGTTGAATCCGGCGTCGCGTTCCACCATGCGGGAGTCCGAAGCGGGCACCGCGCCCTCGTGGAATCGGCGTTCCGTGAAAAGCGGCTGAAGGTCATCTGTGCGACGCCCACGCTGGCGGCGGGGGTGAACGTCCCGGCCCGCCGCGTAGTTATCCGCGATCTGAAGCGCTACACCGGCGAGAAGATGACGTGGCTCCCGGTCCTCGAAGTCCATCAAATGTGCGGCCGCGCGGGGCGACCGCATCTCGACCCCTACGGCGAAGCCATTCTCGTGAACGACGGCGACGAGAGCGACACCGAGGAACTCTGGGAGCGGTACGTCACCGCCGAAGCGGAAGCCGTCGAGTCGAAACTCGCCGCGCGCGACGCTCTCCGGACGCACGTCCTCTCGGTGGTCGCATCCGGGTTTGCCGACTCCCGCGACGGCGTCGTTGACCTGTTGGACGCGACGTTCTTCGCCCACCAGTCGCCGGACGTAAACCGCGCCCGCCTCGTCGATTCCGTGGTCGAAGAACTCGCGGAGATGGAGATGCTCGACGACGGCGACGGGAACGGCCGAAAAGACAGACTCACCGCGACAGAGCTCGGCAGTGCTGTCTCCCGACAGTACGTCACACCCGTAACAGGCGCGCGACTGGTCGAAGGCGTACAAACGGCGGCTAGGATGGCAGACGAAAACGTCACCGAACTCACCGCCCTCGAAATCATCTGCGATACGCCGGACATGCACGGAACGTACCTCGGCAACCGTGAACGCGCGGCGATGTACCGATTCGCGAGCACGCACGCCGCGGAGTTCACGACGGACCTCGGTGCTGCTGAGAACTTCGAGGAGTGGCTCTGTGCTGTTAAACTCGCGCGCATCTTCGCAGACTGGACCGCGGGAGAATCCGTCGAAGCTATCGTAGAGAACTACCGCATCGGGCCGGGCGACCTGGAGGCCCGTCTGGAACGCGTCGAGTGGTTACTCGGTGCAGCGGACGCCATCGCCGACGTTGTCAACGCCGATTTGCCGGTGTTCAGAGAGGTCCGCGACCGTCTGTGA
- a CDS encoding 5-(carboxyamino)imidazole ribonucleotide synthase: MTVTVPGSTLGIVGGGQLGRMLAEAAAPLGVEVVVLDPTPDCPAAPVVRDQIVGDFDDPEAFRELASRADVLTFEIELADSELLDEVSDEYDLAVHPSPDTLSLIEDKLVQKRALDDAGVPVPPFRRVDDAEDLRAALDEFGSVMLKARTGGYDGRGNVPVRDESEVEDALDAVGGPAMAEAFVDFARELSVIAVQGDDEVRTFPVGENIHEAEILRETVVPARTTDEVLARADEVARDVLSVLDGRGVFGIELFETQDGDISVNEIAPRPHNSGHWTIEGARTSQFEQHVRAVLGWPLGSTARRSPTVMANVLGTVDESRPATLGHVESVLAAEGASLHWYGKDEARPLRKMGHLTVIGDDGADIDNMLTRARDLRDGLTFE; this comes from the coding sequence GTGACTGTTACCGTTCCCGGCTCTACGCTCGGCATCGTCGGTGGCGGCCAACTCGGACGGATGCTGGCCGAGGCGGCCGCGCCACTCGGCGTCGAGGTCGTCGTTCTCGATCCGACGCCCGACTGCCCCGCCGCACCCGTCGTGCGCGACCAAATCGTCGGTGACTTCGACGACCCCGAGGCGTTCCGCGAACTCGCCTCGCGCGCGGACGTGCTCACGTTCGAGATCGAACTCGCTGATTCGGAACTTCTCGACGAGGTTTCCGACGAGTACGACCTGGCTGTTCACCCGTCGCCCGACACGCTCTCGCTCATCGAGGACAAACTCGTCCAAAAGCGCGCACTCGATGATGCGGGCGTCCCCGTCCCGCCGTTCCGCCGCGTGGACGACGCCGAAGACCTGCGGGCGGCCCTCGATGAGTTCGGCTCCGTGATGCTGAAAGCGCGAACCGGCGGCTACGACGGCCGCGGGAACGTCCCCGTCCGCGACGAGAGCGAGGTCGAAGACGCTCTCGACGCTGTCGGCGGTCCCGCAATGGCAGAGGCGTTCGTCGACTTCGCACGCGAACTCTCCGTCATCGCCGTGCAGGGAGACGACGAAGTGCGGACGTTCCCCGTCGGAGAGAACATCCACGAAGCGGAGATTCTCCGCGAAACGGTCGTTCCGGCCCGGACGACAGACGAGGTTCTCGCACGCGCTGACGAAGTCGCCCGCGACGTCCTCTCCGTTCTCGACGGCCGCGGCGTCTTCGGTATCGAACTGTTCGAGACGCAAGATGGGGATATCTCGGTGAACGAGATCGCTCCGCGCCCGCACAACTCCGGTCACTGGACCATCGAGGGCGCACGCACCTCACAGTTCGAACAACACGTCCGCGCGGTCCTCGGGTGGCCGCTCGGATCGACGGCGCGCCGGTCACCGACCGTGATGGCGAACGTCCTCGGCACCGTCGATGAATCCCGCCCGGCGACGCTCGGACACGTCGAATCCGTCCTTGCCGCCGAGGGTGCGTCCCTTCACTGGTACGGAAAAGACGAGGCTCGCCCCCTGCGGAAGATGGGGCACTTGACCGTCATTGGCGACGACGGTGCTGACATCGATAACATGCTTACTCGCGCGCGTGACCTCCGCGACGGACTGACGTTCGAGTGA